A genome region from Streptomyces pratensis includes the following:
- a CDS encoding ATP-binding cassette domain-containing protein, whose translation MTLLDVRGLTVHAPDGRTLVDDLSFAVSGGERLGLIGESGSGKSLTTLAVLGLLPDGMTSAGSVELAGTQTVGAAEKQLTAVRGRDAAVVFQEPLTALDPLMRLGRQIAEPLARRTGLKGKQLRGAVHGALEQVRLPDPDRIARAFAHEISGGQRQRVALAMALACDPKLLIADEPTTALDVSVQAEMLELIDSLVREREMAVLFVSHDLAVVARVTDRVLVMKDGRAVEQGAVHDIVRTPREEYTRALVASARKLESALDLRSPR comes from the coding sequence GCGGACCCTGGTCGACGACCTGTCCTTCGCGGTGTCCGGCGGTGAACGGCTCGGCCTCATCGGCGAATCCGGCTCCGGTAAGTCGCTGACCACGCTCGCCGTGCTCGGACTGCTGCCCGACGGCATGACTTCGGCCGGCAGCGTGGAGCTCGCCGGGACGCAGACAGTGGGCGCCGCCGAGAAACAACTCACCGCCGTACGCGGACGGGACGCGGCCGTGGTCTTCCAGGAGCCGCTGACCGCACTGGACCCGCTGATGCGGCTGGGCCGCCAGATCGCCGAGCCGCTGGCCCGCCGTACGGGCCTCAAGGGCAAGCAGCTCCGCGGGGCCGTGCACGGAGCCCTCGAACAGGTACGACTGCCTGATCCCGACCGCATCGCCCGCGCCTTCGCGCACGAGATCTCCGGCGGCCAGCGCCAGCGCGTCGCCCTCGCGATGGCGCTGGCCTGCGATCCGAAGCTGCTCATCGCCGACGAGCCCACCACCGCCCTGGACGTGTCCGTGCAGGCGGAGATGCTGGAGCTGATCGACAGCCTGGTGCGGGAACGGGAGATGGCCGTGCTGTTCGTCAGCCACGACCTCGCCGTCGTGGCCAGGGTCACCGACCGGGTGCTGGTCATGAAGGACGGCCGGGCCGTCGAGCAGGGCGCGGTCCACGACATCGTGCGCACACCACGCGAGGAGTACACCAGGGCTCTGGTCGCCAGTGCCCGGAAGCTGGAGTCCGCCTTGGACCTGAGGAGCCCGCGATGA